A genome region from Schlesneria paludicola DSM 18645 includes the following:
- a CDS encoding ABC transporter substrate-binding protein, with the protein MRHRVFASVLILLFCACLTGWWISRSSTPLPPPTTSSRQVIDLAGRQVLIPEQVNRFVLMRGMGLYDVAVLLGEETPQKLVGWDSSLKSSDRDAYEKFVERFPRLAEVPMLGDTLRKGVSAESILALQPDLVIGGTYMIGQTECLEQVAQAGVPVLYLSSDDPFHDPQQSLALLGEVFGMQQRAQEMIEWVNREMNVVQDRLSRLDGPIPSIYVEAGNFGPGKYGNTFGCNLQKQRMNWGSILAQIRCQNVAEDLSGPYGMAVIQPEYLLARNPDVVVITGACWEAFPESLHLGYAADPEKARSNLRDYQARPGWSELNAVRDGRVYGLNTRLGSHIMSFAAVQQLAKWLYPSQFQDLDPRQRLQEFHEKYMPIGFSGTWMVELKDR; encoded by the coding sequence ATTGATACTGTTGTTCTGCGCGTGCCTTACGGGCTGGTGGATCAGTCGCTCGTCGACCCCGTTACCACCGCCGACTACCAGTTCGAGGCAGGTCATCGATCTTGCCGGGCGTCAGGTCCTCATTCCCGAACAAGTGAATCGTTTCGTTCTGATGCGCGGGATGGGCCTATACGATGTCGCCGTGTTGCTCGGCGAAGAAACCCCACAGAAGCTTGTCGGCTGGGATTCTTCTCTGAAGTCGAGCGACCGCGACGCCTACGAGAAATTCGTCGAACGATTTCCGCGGCTGGCGGAGGTTCCGATGCTCGGTGATACTCTTCGCAAAGGAGTCAGCGCGGAATCGATCCTAGCGCTACAGCCGGATCTTGTGATCGGCGGCACTTATATGATCGGCCAAACAGAATGCCTGGAGCAAGTCGCGCAGGCCGGCGTGCCCGTCCTGTACTTGAGTTCCGACGATCCGTTCCATGATCCACAACAGAGTCTAGCGCTGCTGGGCGAAGTCTTTGGGATGCAGCAACGAGCCCAAGAAATGATCGAATGGGTGAACCGCGAAATGAACGTTGTGCAGGATCGACTGTCGCGTCTGGATGGGCCGATTCCATCAATTTACGTCGAGGCGGGAAATTTTGGACCCGGGAAATATGGCAATACGTTTGGTTGCAATCTGCAAAAGCAACGGATGAATTGGGGCAGCATTCTGGCTCAGATCCGATGTCAGAATGTTGCCGAGGATCTTTCCGGTCCTTACGGAATGGCCGTCATTCAACCCGAATATTTGCTGGCGCGCAACCCAGATGTCGTCGTGATCACCGGTGCCTGCTGGGAGGCATTTCCCGAAAGCCTGCACCTGGGATATGCCGCCGATCCAGAGAAAGCTCGCAGCAATCTACGGGATTACCAGGCACGTCCCGGCTGGTCCGAATTGAACGCGGTGAGGGATGGACGTGTCTATGGTTTGAATACACGTCTGGGCAGCCATATCATGAGTTTTGCCGCCGTGCAGCAGCTCGCCAAATGGCTTTATCCTTCCCAATTTCAGGATCTCGATCCACGTCAGCGGCTGCAGGAATTTCATGAAAAATACATGCCGATCGGCTTTAGTGGCACTTGGATGGTCGAACTAAAGGATCGTTGA